The following are encoded together in the Salvelinus alpinus chromosome 29, SLU_Salpinus.1, whole genome shotgun sequence genome:
- the LOC139558414 gene encoding nuclear inhibitor of protein phosphatase 1-like yields the protein MAANSSTNTPLFDCPSWAGKPPPGLHLDVVKGDKLVEKLIIDEKKYYLFGRNPDVCDFTIDHQSCSRVHSALVYHRHLKRVFLIDLNSTHGTFLGHIRLEPHKPQQVPIDSTMSFGASTRVYTLREKPQPQTSTIPGGEVKAGEDEELKGLLGLPEEETELENLTEFNTAHNKRISTLTIEDGNLDIVRPKRKRRSSRVSFSEEEEVINPEDVDPSVGRFRNMVQTAVVPIKKRKMEGHATLGLEDSVARRMQNFPFSGGLYGDLPPTSGEAGSLPAAAQAGATILGGLPLVFPNPAPEVDLSPTSASAQPSVTLNPAANPAPGLYTPEALNEPRKKKYAKEAWPGKKPTPSLLI from the exons ATGGCAGCAAACTCAAGCACTAACACACCTCTTTTTGACTGCCCGTCATG GGCAGGGAAACCTCCACCTGGACTCCATCTAGATGTGGTGAAGGGAGACAAGCTAGTAGAG AAGCTAATCATTGATGAGAAGAAATATTATCTGTTTGGGCGGAATCCAGACGTGTGTGACTTCACCATAGACCACCAGTCGTGTTCTCGTGTCCACTCAGCCCTGGTCTACCACAGACACCTCAAGAGGGTTTTCCTGATCGACCTCAACAGTA CTCATGGTACGTTTCTCGGTCATATCCGTCTGGAGCCCCACAAGCCCCAGCAGGTGCCCATCGACTCCACCATGTCGTTCGGGGCGTCCACACGGGTCTACACCCTGAGAGAGAAGCCCCAGCCTCAGACCAGCACCATACCTGGGGGAGAGGTGAAGGCAGGGGAGGATGAGGAGCTCAAAGGACTACTGGGTCTACCTGAGGAGGAGACCGAGCTGGAG AACCTGACAGAGTTCAACACGGCCCACAACAAGCGTATCTCCACCCTGACCATCGAGGATGGAAACCTGGACATCGTGAGGcccaagaggaagaggaggagcagcaGGGTCTCCTTcagcgaggaggaggaggtcatcaacccag AGGACGTGGACCCGTCAGTAGGGCGCTTCAGGAACATGGTACAGACTGCTGTTGTCCCTATCAAG aagaggaagatggagggtCATGCTACACTAGGTCTGGAGGACTCTGTGGCCAGACGCATGCAGAACTTCCCCTTCAGTGGAGGGCTCTATGGAGACCTCCCACCCACCAGTGGAGAGGCCGGCTCCCTCCCCGCCGCCGCCCAGGCTGGAGCTACTATCCTGGGGGGCCTGCCGCTGGTCTTCCCTAACCCTGCTCCAGAGGTGGACCTCTCCCCCACCTCAGCCTCAGCACAGCCCTCCGTCACCCTCAACCCTGCTGCTAACCCTGCCCCTGGACTCTACACGCCCGAGGCGCTCAACGAACCACGCAAGAAGAAATACGCCAAGGAGGCGTGGCCAGGGAAGAAGCCCACGCCTTCTCTTTTGATATAG